From a single Bremerella cremea genomic region:
- a CDS encoding Uma2 family endonuclease: MASHLEFNTPVAPPLPLRRFSVEQYHRLGEMGVLTPEDRVELLEGWIVEKMNQRPIHGFIVRVLNEFFLRELPKGWLCQCQLPITSERSEPEPDIAIVCGAHEDFRNRHPSGTDCRLVIEVADTSLERDRAKAEIYRTAGVREYWVVNIPDQRLERYDFSDRQSDWQPTLIPSDSQVVLTLPDQELTLDLNRIFK, encoded by the coding sequence ATGGCCTCTCACCTTGAGTTCAACACCCCGGTTGCGCCGCCATTGCCGCTGCGGAGATTCTCAGTTGAACAATATCATCGACTCGGCGAAATGGGTGTGCTAACTCCAGAAGATCGCGTCGAGTTGCTCGAAGGATGGATTGTCGAGAAAATGAATCAGCGGCCCATTCATGGTTTCATTGTTCGTGTGCTCAACGAATTCTTCTTGCGTGAGCTTCCTAAGGGCTGGCTCTGCCAATGCCAACTTCCCATCACTTCCGAGCGAAGTGAACCAGAGCCCGATATTGCGATCGTCTGCGGCGCGCACGAAGACTTTCGTAATCGCCACCCCAGCGGCACAGACTGTCGCCTGGTCATTGAGGTTGCCGACACGTCCCTTGAACGAGATCGAGCTAAGGCGGAAATCTACCGAACGGCTGGGGTGCGGGAATACTGGGTTGTCAATATTCCGGATCAACGTCTCGAACGCTACGATTTCAGCGACAGGCAATCCGATTGGCAGCCCACGCTGATCCCCAGCGATTCGCAAGTCGTGCTTACTCTTCCCGACCAAGAACTCACTTTGGACTTGAATCGAATTTTCAAGTGA